A genome region from Lucilia cuprina isolate Lc7/37 chromosome 3, ASM2204524v1, whole genome shotgun sequence includes the following:
- the LOC111679269 gene encoding NADH dehydrogenase [ubiquinone] 1 alpha subcomplex subunit 13 translates to MDAAKKQDMPPPGGYKKIPFARVPAKSYFTGWQMLGAYAAVTTVGMYIYYLNAKMIKREEIEMRSAQNVIFPILIAERDREYLKQLRRNRDEEAKLMANVPGWEVGTWYGEPVFKTLPKDKLVDPSFSEFYVHSDWKALAKRAHIKLWS, encoded by the exons ATGGATGCTGCCAAAAAACAAGATATGCCACCACCAGGAGGCTATAAGAAAATTCCTTTTGCCCGTGTACCAGCTAAATCCTATTTTACGG GTTGGCAAATGTTGGGTGCTTATGCTGCTGTTACCACTGTCGGCATGTACATTTACTATTTGAATGCCAAAATGATTAAACGCGAAGAGATTGAAATGCGTTCGGCTCAGAATGTCATCTTTCCCATTTTGATTGCTGAACGTGATCGTGAGTACTTGAAACAATTGAGACGCAATCGTGATGAAGAAGCCAAATTGATGGCTAATGTTCCCGGCTGGGAG gttgGCACCTGGTATGGTGAACCCGTTTTCAAAACATTGCCCAAAGACAAATTGGTCGATCCTAGCTTTAGCGAATTCTATGTTCACAGCGATTGGAAGGCTTTGGCTAAGCGTGCTCACATCAAATTGTGGTCTTAA
- the LOC111679267 gene encoding zinc finger protein 699 — translation MNMKRKYATLTTTSGGTIKEEVVPVLIHDPNSGEEPQYAYATFATSEEAEAAVASLHHRGGHHQEVVDAQEVIIDEHGRAVAIHQIVTEDGNSVEDDEVGDESESGHTILHIVPTGEEDEEGGHDESLGSTEEYEITEQSNTDMNTMRNNKTFYCPNCGNCYSAAGSLKLHMRACMRQKEEVPEEDRKCKICNRVFNSPSYLKEHLLRHTGGGPKRCPRCYRKFIDEEKFKAHMEQHKHQEKLEAEAEAISAQHSGKKVVVKEYTCSFCSQNFTVVFEAGTVKRRYACDPCREKFSNAEMLKQHKQMVEEKREFSCERCGRKFVFEGFLQRHIPTCDGTIKRRRDMK, via the coding sequence ATGAATATGAAAAGGAAATATGCCACTTTGACAACCACCTCGGGCGGTACTATCAAAGAAGAGGTGGTGCCTGTCTTAATACACGATCCCAATTCGGGTGAAGAGCCACAGTATGCCTATGCTACATTTGCCACTAGTGAAGAAGCAGAGGCAGCTGTTGCTTCTTTGCATCATAGAGGTGGACATCATCAGGAAGTGGTCGATGCTCAAGAGGTAATAATCGATGAACATGGCAGGGCGGTGGCCATACATCAAATTGTCACCGAAGATGGCAATTCTGTGGAGGATGATGAAGTTGGCGACGAATCTGAGAGTGGTCATACCATTCTACACATAGTACCTACTGGCGAGGAGGATGAGGAAGGTGGTCATGATGAGAGCTTGGGCAGTACTGAGGAATATGAAATCACCGAACAAAGCAATACAGATATGAATACTATGcgcaataataaaacattttattgtccCAATTGTGGCAATTGCTATAGTGCAGCCGGTTCCCTTAAGCTGCATATGCGTGCCTGCATGCGTCAAAAGGAAGAAGTGCCTGAGGAGgatagaaaatgtaaaatttgcaATAGAGTTTTCAATTCTCCCAGTTatttaaaagaacatttattaCGCCATACCGGTGGAGGCCCTAAACGTTGTCCCCGCTGTTATCGTAAATTCATCGACGAGGAAAAGTTTAAGGCTCACATGGAACAGCATAAGCATCAGGAGAAACTGGAGGCGGAGGCCGAAGCCATTAGTGCCCAACATAGTGGCAAAAAGGTAGTAGTCAAGGAGTACACTTGCTCATTTTGTTCGCAAAACTTTACCGTGGTCTTTGAGGCCGGCACCGTTAAGCGTCGTTATGCCTGCGATCCTTGTCGTGAGAAATTCTCAAATGCCGAAATGCTTAAGCAGCATAAACAAATGGTCGAAGAGAAACGTGAATTCTCCTGCGAACGCTGTGGTCGTAAATTTGTCTTTGAGGGTTTCTTGCAGCGTCATATACCCACTTGTGATGGCACCATTAAACGGCGTCGTGACATGAAGTAA